The following proteins are encoded in a genomic region of Chelmon rostratus isolate fCheRos1 chromosome 3, fCheRos1.pri, whole genome shotgun sequence:
- the LOC121604531 gene encoding perforin-1-like isoform X2, which translates to MARLWHLMLLCWAWSPLCLPSSVSFIGAPQECKTAHFVPGYNLGGEGFDIVTMERKGAYVIDTETWKLGNDTCRLYRNSYMNGEKQKVPAAAVDWRNLPRCSLKVSSTIYDSVETLVNDSTSSVSNDWKIGLDIPVEPSVTVGVGLGGSHSKESTFGMQKSKQDRYTFFRHSVNCNFYRYRLATSPALSQEFESAVESLPSYSPQAEQLYRSLIDTYGTHYITQVFLGGEIKAITSIKSCTATMNGLSATEVSDCLSVEASATFASSASIKAMYEHCQAKKKKLNSIQNFSSMFNERYTEVIGGNINGADVLFEGQSNPSIYNSWLNSLKNTPDVVRYNIKPLHTILPRGHRARTGLKQEVEKYIKKNAVLKKCSESCKIGHRSSKRDPCACVCNSNQNIKSNCCPAGKGLATLKVFKLYAQGLYGDMWTQTDGSVQVTYGDQVKRTVIISNNDNPIWPETFEFGPITINMKNRLRFNVYDEDSYWDSDPLGECSFDLRSGKVTDSCMLNHGTFFFSYIVECAPSLGGQQCQEYIPSPLSPSLAKVFHTRNGVLVGEKGKWSAESVVSQSG; encoded by the exons ATGGCAAGGCTCTGGCATCTCATGCTCCTGTGCTGGGCATGGAGTCCTCTGTGTCTGCCATCCAGCGTAAGCTTCATTGGAGCGCCACAGGAGTGTAAAACTGCTCACTTTGTCCCTGGTTACAATCTGGGTGGAGAAGGCTTCGACATTGTCACAATGGAGCGGAAAGGTGCCTATGTCATCGACACTGAAACATGGAAACTTGGTAACGACACTTGCAGGCTATACAGAAACAGCTACATGAATGGAGAGAAGCAGAAGGTCCCAGCTGCTGCGGTGGACTGGAGAAACCTCCCCAGGTGCAGCTTAAAGGTCTCCAGTACAATCTACGACTCTGTCGAAACTCTCGTCAATGATTCCACTTCATCCGTGTCCAATGACTGGAAAATCGGCCTTGATATTCCTGTAGAGCCCTCTGTTACAGTCGGGGTTGGCTTGGGAGGCTCCCACTCCAAAGAATCAACCTTTGGCATGCAAAAGTCAAAACAAGACCGCTACACCTTCTTTCGCCATTCTGTCAACTGCAACTTCTACCG CTACAGACTGGCCACAAGCCCTGCACTGAGTCAGGAGTTTGAATCAGCCGTAGAGTCCCTTCCTTCATATTCACCTCAGGCTGAACAATTATATCGAAGTCTGATCGACACATATGGTACACATTACATCACACAAGTCTTTCTGGGAGGTGAAATAAAAGCAATCACTTCCATCAAGTCCTGCACGGCAACCATGAACGGACTGTCGGCAACAGAGGTCAGTGACTGTTTGTCAGTGGAGGCCTCGGCTACCTTTGCCAGTAGTGCCAGCATTAAGGCCATGTATGAACATTGTCaggcaaaaaagaagaagttaaACTCTATCCAAAACTTCAGCAGCATGTTTAATGAGCGTTACACCGAGGTCATTGGTGGAAATATCAATGGTGCTGATGTCCTCTTTGAGGGTCAGTCAAACCCCTCCATCTATAACAGCTGGCTTAACTCACTGAAAAACACCCCTGACGTGGTCCGATACAACATAAAGCCCCTGCACACCATACTGCCAAGAGGTCATCGTGCCAGGACCGGACTGAAGCAAGAGGTGGAGAAGTACATCAAGAAAAACGCAGTGTtgaaaaaatgctcagaaagCTGTAAGATTGGGCACCGATCGAGCAAAAGGGATccttgtgcttgtgtttgtaaCAGCAATCAGAACATCAAGTCTAACTGTTGTCCTGCTGGGAAAGGTCTTGCAACACTGAAGGTCTTCAAGCTCTATGCACAGGGTCTGTATGGTGATATGTGGACTCAGACTGACGGATCAGTTCAGGTGACGTACGGTGATCAGGTTAAGCGCACTGTCATCATATCTAACAATGACAATCCCATATGGCCGGAGACATTTGAATTTGGACCCATAACcatcaacatgaaaaacagacttAGGTTCAATGTTTATGATGAGGATAGTTACTGGGACAGTGATCCACTTGGCGAGTGTTCATTTGATCTGCGTAGCGGGAAGGTGACAGACAGCTGCATGTTAAATCATGgcaccttcttcttctcctacATCGTGGAGTGTGCACCAAGTCTTGGTGGTCAGCAGTGCCAAGAGTACATTCCAAGCCCCCTGAGTCCCTCTCTAGCCAAGGTCTTCCACACCAGAAACGGGGTCCTTGTTGGAGAGAAAGGGAAGTGGAGTGCTGAATCAGTCGTCAGTCAGTCAGGTTGA
- the LOC121604531 gene encoding perforin-1-like isoform X1: MMARLWHLMLLCWAWSPLCLPSSVSFIGAPQECKTAHFVPGYNLGGEGFDIVTMERKGAYVIDTETWKLGNDTCRLYRNSYMNGEKQKVPAAAVDWRNLPRCSLKVSSTIYDSVETLVNDSTSSVSNDWKIGLDIPVEPSVTVGVGLGGSHSKESTFGMQKSKQDRYTFFRHSVNCNFYRYRLATSPALSQEFESAVESLPSYSPQAEQLYRSLIDTYGTHYITQVFLGGEIKAITSIKSCTATMNGLSATEVSDCLSVEASATFASSASIKAMYEHCQAKKKKLNSIQNFSSMFNERYTEVIGGNINGADVLFEGQSNPSIYNSWLNSLKNTPDVVRYNIKPLHTILPRGHRARTGLKQEVEKYIKKNAVLKKCSESCKIGHRSSKRDPCACVCNSNQNIKSNCCPAGKGLATLKVFKLYAQGLYGDMWTQTDGSVQVTYGDQVKRTVIISNNDNPIWPETFEFGPITINMKNRLRFNVYDEDSYWDSDPLGECSFDLRSGKVTDSCMLNHGTFFFSYIVECAPSLGGQQCQEYIPSPLSPSLAKVFHTRNGVLVGEKGKWSAESVVSQSG; this comes from the exons ATG ATGGCAAGGCTCTGGCATCTCATGCTCCTGTGCTGGGCATGGAGTCCTCTGTGTCTGCCATCCAGCGTAAGCTTCATTGGAGCGCCACAGGAGTGTAAAACTGCTCACTTTGTCCCTGGTTACAATCTGGGTGGAGAAGGCTTCGACATTGTCACAATGGAGCGGAAAGGTGCCTATGTCATCGACACTGAAACATGGAAACTTGGTAACGACACTTGCAGGCTATACAGAAACAGCTACATGAATGGAGAGAAGCAGAAGGTCCCAGCTGCTGCGGTGGACTGGAGAAACCTCCCCAGGTGCAGCTTAAAGGTCTCCAGTACAATCTACGACTCTGTCGAAACTCTCGTCAATGATTCCACTTCATCCGTGTCCAATGACTGGAAAATCGGCCTTGATATTCCTGTAGAGCCCTCTGTTACAGTCGGGGTTGGCTTGGGAGGCTCCCACTCCAAAGAATCAACCTTTGGCATGCAAAAGTCAAAACAAGACCGCTACACCTTCTTTCGCCATTCTGTCAACTGCAACTTCTACCG CTACAGACTGGCCACAAGCCCTGCACTGAGTCAGGAGTTTGAATCAGCCGTAGAGTCCCTTCCTTCATATTCACCTCAGGCTGAACAATTATATCGAAGTCTGATCGACACATATGGTACACATTACATCACACAAGTCTTTCTGGGAGGTGAAATAAAAGCAATCACTTCCATCAAGTCCTGCACGGCAACCATGAACGGACTGTCGGCAACAGAGGTCAGTGACTGTTTGTCAGTGGAGGCCTCGGCTACCTTTGCCAGTAGTGCCAGCATTAAGGCCATGTATGAACATTGTCaggcaaaaaagaagaagttaaACTCTATCCAAAACTTCAGCAGCATGTTTAATGAGCGTTACACCGAGGTCATTGGTGGAAATATCAATGGTGCTGATGTCCTCTTTGAGGGTCAGTCAAACCCCTCCATCTATAACAGCTGGCTTAACTCACTGAAAAACACCCCTGACGTGGTCCGATACAACATAAAGCCCCTGCACACCATACTGCCAAGAGGTCATCGTGCCAGGACCGGACTGAAGCAAGAGGTGGAGAAGTACATCAAGAAAAACGCAGTGTtgaaaaaatgctcagaaagCTGTAAGATTGGGCACCGATCGAGCAAAAGGGATccttgtgcttgtgtttgtaaCAGCAATCAGAACATCAAGTCTAACTGTTGTCCTGCTGGGAAAGGTCTTGCAACACTGAAGGTCTTCAAGCTCTATGCACAGGGTCTGTATGGTGATATGTGGACTCAGACTGACGGATCAGTTCAGGTGACGTACGGTGATCAGGTTAAGCGCACTGTCATCATATCTAACAATGACAATCCCATATGGCCGGAGACATTTGAATTTGGACCCATAACcatcaacatgaaaaacagacttAGGTTCAATGTTTATGATGAGGATAGTTACTGGGACAGTGATCCACTTGGCGAGTGTTCATTTGATCTGCGTAGCGGGAAGGTGACAGACAGCTGCATGTTAAATCATGgcaccttcttcttctcctacATCGTGGAGTGTGCACCAAGTCTTGGTGGTCAGCAGTGCCAAGAGTACATTCCAAGCCCCCTGAGTCCCTCTCTAGCCAAGGTCTTCCACACCAGAAACGGGGTCCTTGTTGGAGAGAAAGGGAAGTGGAGTGCTGAATCAGTCGTCAGTCAGTCAGGTTGA